The Echinicola rosea genome has a segment encoding these proteins:
- a CDS encoding glycoside hydrolase family 15 protein produces MTKRHLYGTGLIGNCAYIAHIEKNTNISWLCFPRFDSDFIFGGMLDREKGGEFSILPEDNAFTTEQEYLENTNILKTTVTLDNGEEAYAVTDFAPRFMNFERYHKPLMVVRKIEPISGEPKIKINCKPVTNRGKKKLKPSMNSNHIEFLGAEQEVRLTANCSVNYIMEDRAFRLQRPIYMFFTYGQPLEAPVESTAERFLQATTQYWREWIKSTSIPHFYQKLVVRSALALKIHQFEDTGAIIAASTTSLPESPGSTRNWDYRYCWIRDSYYTLNVFNSLGHFQELERYFEYIQNLPTNINGRYQPLYSITGSALLEEELSDLSGYLDNQPVRFGNQAYTHIQNDLYGQVLVSLLPLYADKRFIESEKSHSAPFIHNLLDKIEETMNEKDAGLWEFRNLAQEHCYTFIFHWAGSCAAIKIADRLQDDSMKEKAERLRLQSIEKIEACYVPEMKAYAQAIGTKNMDASTLQLITMGYFGNDIERANNHLKMLEKDLLAKDYLFYRYKHMDDFGVPETTFLICAFWYIEALACVNRLDEAVEGFETLTKYCNHLQLFSEDVDHKTGSQWGNFPQAYSHVGLMNAAYRIGQKLDRPNFL; encoded by the coding sequence ATGACAAAAAGACATCTTTATGGTACAGGGCTGATCGGAAACTGTGCTTATATCGCCCACATTGAAAAAAACACCAATATTAGTTGGCTCTGCTTCCCACGTTTTGACAGTGACTTCATTTTTGGAGGAATGCTGGATCGAGAAAAAGGGGGAGAGTTCAGCATTTTACCAGAAGACAATGCTTTTACCACCGAGCAAGAATACCTTGAAAACACCAATATTCTAAAAACCACCGTCACGCTCGACAATGGTGAAGAAGCTTATGCAGTAACGGATTTTGCCCCCCGCTTCATGAACTTCGAACGGTACCACAAGCCCCTGATGGTGGTCAGAAAAATCGAGCCCATCTCAGGCGAGCCGAAAATCAAAATCAACTGTAAACCGGTCACCAACAGGGGGAAGAAGAAGCTCAAACCCAGCATGAACAGCAACCATATTGAATTTTTGGGGGCTGAACAGGAAGTGCGGCTGACGGCAAATTGTTCTGTAAACTACATCATGGAAGACCGTGCCTTCAGGCTTCAACGCCCCATTTACATGTTTTTCACTTATGGTCAGCCGTTGGAAGCACCGGTAGAAAGCACTGCTGAGCGTTTTCTGCAAGCCACTACCCAATACTGGCGAGAGTGGATTAAATCTACCAGCATCCCCCACTTCTATCAAAAGCTGGTAGTCAGGTCTGCACTGGCGCTAAAAATCCACCAGTTTGAAGATACCGGAGCCATCATTGCTGCTTCCACAACCAGCCTCCCGGAATCGCCGGGTTCTACCAGAAACTGGGATTACCGCTATTGCTGGATACGGGACAGTTACTATACGCTAAATGTCTTTAACTCGCTTGGCCACTTCCAAGAATTGGAAAGGTATTTTGAATACATTCAAAACCTACCCACCAATATCAATGGCCGCTATCAACCACTTTATTCCATTACAGGGTCTGCGTTATTGGAGGAAGAACTCAGTGACCTATCAGGTTATCTTGACAACCAACCAGTCCGTTTTGGCAACCAAGCCTACACCCACATTCAAAACGACCTATATGGCCAAGTATTGGTAAGTCTTTTACCCCTTTATGCTGACAAGCGTTTTATTGAATCTGAAAAAAGCCACTCTGCACCTTTTATCCACAACCTGTTGGATAAAATAGAGGAAACCATGAATGAGAAAGATGCGGGGCTTTGGGAGTTTAGAAATTTGGCACAAGAGCATTGCTATACATTTATTTTCCATTGGGCAGGATCATGTGCGGCCATCAAAATTGCCGATCGTCTTCAGGATGACTCCATGAAAGAAAAAGCCGAAAGGCTCCGGCTACAATCGATCGAAAAAATAGAGGCATGCTATGTCCCAGAGATGAAAGCTTATGCGCAGGCTATTGGCACCAAAAACATGGATGCGAGTACCTTACAGCTTATCACCATGGGATACTTCGGCAATGACATCGAACGTGCCAACAACCACTTGAAAATGCTTGAAAAGGACCTCTTGGCCAAAGACTACCTTTTTTACCGCTACAAGCACATGGATGACTTTGGCGTGCCGGAAACCACATTTTTAATTTGTGCTTTTTGGTATATTGAGGCATTGGCCTGTGTGAACCGTCTTGATGAGGCAGTAGAAGGCTTCGAGACCCTTACCAAATACTGCAACCACCTCCAGCTATTTTCTGAAGATGTCGATCACAAAACGGGCAGTCAATGGGGCAACTTCCCCCAAGCCTACAGCCACGTAGGCCTCATGAATGCAGCCTATCGCATCGGCCAAAAACTGGATAGACCTAACTTCTTGTAA
- the rsmG gene encoding 16S rRNA (guanine(527)-N(7))-methyltransferase RsmG, with the protein MNQELDLILSYFPDLSDKQKEQFAALGNLYREWNQKINVISRKDIDAFYLHHVLHSLGIAKVMRFEPGTWVLDIGTGGGFPGIPLAILFPDTNFHLVDSIGKKITVVKDIAKTLKISNVEAQQIRAESLHRKYDFIVSRAVTRMANFYPWVKGKFKKEDFNEFTNGILYLKGGDVDEEMEELPISYVTYHLADYFKEPFFETKKVVYVPYEGKR; encoded by the coding sequence ATGAACCAGGAATTAGATCTGATCCTATCCTATTTTCCCGACCTATCCGACAAGCAAAAAGAACAATTCGCTGCTTTGGGAAACCTCTACCGGGAATGGAACCAGAAAATAAATGTCATCAGCCGGAAAGACATCGATGCTTTTTACCTCCATCATGTGCTACATTCCTTGGGAATCGCCAAGGTCATGCGATTTGAACCTGGCACTTGGGTATTGGACATTGGCACAGGAGGCGGTTTTCCGGGCATCCCATTAGCCATCTTATTTCCCGATACCAACTTTCACTTGGTGGATTCTATCGGAAAGAAAATCACCGTGGTAAAAGACATCGCCAAAACCCTGAAAATAAGCAATGTGGAAGCCCAGCAAATACGGGCCGAATCACTCCATCGAAAATATGATTTTATCGTAAGTAGGGCGGTTACGCGCATGGCCAATTTCTATCCTTGGGTAAAAGGCAAATTTAAGAAGGAGGATTTCAATGAATTCACGAATGGCATCCTTTATCTCAAAGGAGGAGATGTGGACGAAGAAATGGAAGAACTACCGATCTCTTATGTAACCTACCACTTGGCAGACTATTTCAAAGAGCCTTTCTTCGAAACCAAAAAAGTGGTCTATGTTCCTTATGAAGGAAAAAGGTAG
- a CDS encoding RNA polymerase sigma factor, producing MEINERGFSDKALEDFDLIDQAVEQKDQQAYATLMKRYKKAVYFMILKMIRDADDAEDLTMEAFAKAFRNLHKFKKDYTFSTWLFRIATNNTIDFIRKKKLKTMSLNNTLTDDGGNSVNIDVEDDDNNPQDEFIKSQRIEMVRIFVDKLPAKYRKLVKLRYFDELSYDEIAQELDKPLGTVKAQLHRSRELLYEIAQGKQKFI from the coding sequence ATGGAAATAAACGAAAGAGGGTTCTCAGACAAAGCATTAGAAGATTTTGACTTAATAGATCAAGCGGTAGAACAAAAAGACCAACAGGCTTATGCTACACTTATGAAGCGCTATAAGAAGGCGGTCTATTTTATGATCTTAAAAATGATCCGTGACGCGGATGATGCGGAAGATCTTACTATGGAAGCTTTTGCCAAGGCCTTCAGAAATCTTCACAAGTTCAAAAAAGACTATACTTTTAGCACTTGGCTTTTTCGGATCGCCACTAATAATACGATCGACTTTATCCGAAAGAAAAAGCTCAAAACCATGAGCCTTAACAATACCCTCACCGATGACGGGGGAAACTCGGTAAACATAGATGTGGAAGATGACGATAATAACCCGCAGGATGAGTTCATCAAAAGCCAACGGATCGAAATGGTACGTATTTTTGTGGACAAACTCCCCGCGAAATACCGCAAATTAGTGAAGCTGAGGTATTTTGATGAGCTTTCTTATGATGAAATCGCACAAGAGCTGGATAAACCACTGGGAACGGTAAAAGCTCAGCTGCACCGCTCTCGCGAACTTCTCTATGAAATCGCTCAAGGAAAGCAAAAATTCATTTAA
- a CDS encoding glycosyltransferase yields MIIDLLWLIFGAATFIQISYFLFIYGKLSFFYDDQSDALADQNQEGVSIVIAAHNEEQNLRKLIPLLFQQNYPAFEVLIINDRSYDGTRHLLEQMMTEYPLLRTVTIEYTPEHVTAKKYALTLGIKVAKYDVLLLTDADCLPVSENWIRRMTNPIRNAGKTFSLGYGGYDRDKGFLNALIQYETWFTAIQYFSFALWKAPYMGVGRNLAYRRKYFMDQKAFKDLWQILGGDDDLYVNRHAKKNNTAVVIHPEGITRSIPKKTFKEYYLQKTRHFQAGKYYKTTDKAKIGLYAISHLFFWATAIALISITQKWEPIGVIVSIILTRAVLQFSIFNSAIKKIEGPKKVLWTMFFDLMYLSYFWIIGAKGYLSKTVRWK; encoded by the coding sequence ATGATCATCGATTTGCTCTGGCTCATTTTCGGGGCTGCTACATTTATACAAATCAGCTACTTTTTGTTTATTTACGGCAAGCTAAGTTTTTTTTATGATGACCAAAGCGATGCCCTTGCCGACCAAAACCAAGAGGGCGTGAGCATTGTGATTGCGGCGCATAACGAGGAACAAAACCTCCGGAAACTTATCCCATTACTCTTCCAGCAAAACTACCCTGCCTTTGAGGTGCTGATCATTAATGACAGGTCATATGATGGCACGCGGCATCTCTTGGAGCAGATGATGACTGAGTACCCTTTGCTCCGTACCGTCACCATCGAATACACCCCTGAGCATGTAACAGCCAAAAAATACGCACTTACCTTGGGCATTAAAGTGGCCAAATACGATGTACTCTTACTGACCGATGCCGACTGCCTTCCCGTATCGGAAAACTGGATCAGGCGAATGACCAACCCTATCCGAAATGCAGGGAAGACATTTTCCCTAGGCTATGGAGGCTATGACAGGGACAAGGGGTTCTTGAATGCCCTCATCCAATATGAAACGTGGTTTACCGCCATCCAATATTTTTCTTTTGCTTTATGGAAAGCACCCTACATGGGAGTGGGACGAAACCTGGCCTATCGCCGAAAGTATTTCATGGACCAAAAGGCATTCAAAGATCTCTGGCAAATCCTTGGCGGAGATGATGATCTCTATGTCAATAGGCACGCAAAAAAGAACAACACAGCAGTGGTCATCCATCCGGAAGGCATTACCCGCTCAATTCCCAAAAAGACCTTTAAAGAATATTATCTCCAGAAGACACGGCATTTCCAAGCAGGGAAATATTATAAGACCACTGATAAAGCCAAAATAGGACTTTATGCAATAAGTCATTTGTTTTTTTGGGCTACAGCCATAGCTTTGATCAGTATTACGCAAAAATGGGAACCAATTGGCGTTATTGTCAGTATTATATTAACAAGGGCAGTGCTTCAATTCTCCATATTCAATAGCGCTATTAAAAAAATCGAGGGTCCGAAGAAAGTGTTATGGACCATGTTTTTCGATTTAATGTATTTAAGTTATTTTTGGATTATTGGGGCTAAAGGTTACCTATCAAAGACAGTTAGATGGAAATAA
- the tgt gene encoding tRNA guanosine(34) transglycosylase Tgt, with protein MKFTLENTDQKSKARTGVVKTDHGDIQTPIFMPVGTAGSVKAVHQRELTYDIKAQIILGNTYHLYLRPGLDVLEKAGGLHKFNGWNKPILTDSGGYQVFSLAGTRQITEEGVLFKSHIDGSKHKFTPENVMDIQRSIGADIIMAFDECTPYPCEFGYARKSMEMTHRWLKRCIDQVDSTSGKYGYSQALFPIVQGSVYKDLRKQSAEFVASCGREGNAIGGLSVGEPAEMMYEMTELVTDILPKDKPRYLMGVGTPANILECIALGVDMFDCVMPTRNARNGMLFTSEGIMNMRNEKWKDDFSPIDPNINSHVSSFYSKAYLRHLTVSKEILAAQIASVHNLSFYLWLVAEAREKIKSGEFAAWKDVMVKKVSTRL; from the coding sequence ATGAAATTCACTCTAGAAAATACAGATCAGAAGAGTAAGGCAAGGACGGGAGTGGTCAAAACTGACCATGGAGATATTCAGACTCCGATATTCATGCCAGTGGGTACGGCGGGTTCGGTCAAGGCGGTACATCAGCGCGAACTTACCTATGATATCAAAGCCCAGATCATTTTGGGCAATACCTATCACCTTTACTTGCGCCCAGGCTTGGATGTACTGGAAAAAGCAGGTGGTCTGCATAAATTTAACGGCTGGAATAAGCCGATTCTTACCGATAGTGGCGGATATCAGGTGTTTTCACTTGCAGGCACACGGCAGATCACGGAGGAAGGAGTCCTGTTCAAATCCCATATTGATGGGTCCAAACATAAATTCACTCCCGAAAATGTCATGGATATCCAACGGAGCATTGGTGCGGATATTATCATGGCATTTGATGAATGCACACCTTATCCTTGTGAGTTTGGCTATGCCAGAAAATCCATGGAAATGACCCACCGCTGGCTGAAGCGGTGCATTGACCAAGTGGACAGTACTTCTGGAAAATATGGCTACAGCCAAGCGCTTTTTCCGATTGTGCAGGGTAGCGTTTACAAGGATTTGAGAAAGCAGTCGGCCGAATTTGTGGCTTCATGTGGACGTGAAGGAAATGCCATTGGCGGCTTGTCCGTGGGGGAGCCTGCCGAAATGATGTACGAAATGACCGAGCTGGTGACCGATATCCTTCCAAAGGATAAACCACGATATTTGATGGGGGTGGGAACTCCTGCGAATATCTTGGAATGCATCGCCTTGGGGGTGGATATGTTTGACTGTGTGATGCCTACCCGCAATGCTCGCAATGGGATGCTATTTACCTCCGAAGGGATTATGAACATGCGCAACGAAAAGTGGAAGGATGATTTCTCACCGATTGACCCTAATATCAACAGTCATGTGAGCAGTTTTTATTCCAAGGCTTACCTTCGCCACCTTACCGTCAGCAAGGAGATCTTGGCCGCCCAGATAGCGAGTGTTCACAACCTCAGCTTTTACCTTTGGCTGGTAGCTGAAGCAAGGGAGAAAATCAAATCAGGGGAATTTGCCGCTTGGAAGGATGTGATGGTGAAAAAAGTAAGCACAAGGTTATGA
- a CDS encoding LptF/LptG family permease, producing MIKLLDKLIIKDFLKTYFFVVLMLILIVLVLDFTEKNDDFIRNNVPTGEIAKYMFNYGLYLNNLLTPITVFISVIFITSRMAGRTEIVAILSSGVSFVRMLRPFLIGASMIAIASFLLNGWVLPGATAGVYSFKVEYLEDDAQYNYQNFHVKVAPDVYAYISKYYTGPKTGYTFTLEHVEEGKLISKLSADRIVWDTAANAWEVRNYKIRTLEDMGEAYQVGEEMDTVLSITPADFDLPPNHHETLNLPELGRHIKVLEDRGADNVNFYKIERYVRFMSPFAAIILTFIGVIVASKKTRGGSGFKIALGFLLAFVYIILFLLSRTFAEAGTAYPIFAVWSPNIIFAVTGMIMYKTIPR from the coding sequence ATGATAAAATTACTGGATAAACTGATCATTAAGGATTTTCTGAAGACCTACTTTTTTGTGGTCCTGATGCTGATCTTGATTGTTTTGGTGTTGGATTTCACCGAAAAGAATGATGATTTTATCCGAAACAATGTGCCTACTGGCGAGATCGCCAAGTACATGTTTAATTATGGCCTTTACCTCAATAACCTGCTGACACCCATCACGGTGTTTATCTCGGTGATTTTTATCACTTCGCGAATGGCAGGGAGAACTGAGATAGTGGCAATACTAAGCAGCGGGGTGAGCTTTGTTCGGATGTTAAGGCCCTTTTTGATTGGTGCTTCGATGATTGCTATTGCCAGTTTTTTGCTCAATGGCTGGGTGCTTCCTGGAGCCACTGCGGGGGTATATAGTTTTAAGGTGGAATACCTGGAAGATGATGCCCAGTACAACTATCAGAATTTTCACGTAAAAGTAGCCCCCGATGTATATGCCTATATCAGCAAGTATTATACAGGTCCCAAGACAGGCTATACCTTTACTTTGGAGCATGTTGAAGAAGGGAAATTGATTTCCAAGCTTTCTGCTGACCGTATCGTATGGGATACTGCTGCCAATGCATGGGAAGTGCGGAATTATAAAATCCGGACACTGGAGGATATGGGAGAAGCGTATCAAGTGGGTGAGGAGATGGATACGGTGCTATCCATTACCCCGGCGGATTTTGATCTTCCGCCAAATCACCACGAAACCTTGAACCTGCCCGAACTGGGGCGGCATATTAAGGTCCTGGAGGACAGGGGGGCTGACAATGTGAATTTTTACAAAATTGAACGTTATGTGCGTTTTATGTCTCCATTTGCCGCGATTATTCTGACCTTCATTGGGGTGATAGTGGCCTCTAAGAAAACGCGCGGAGGGTCAGGATTTAAGATAGCCTTGGGCTTCTTGTTGGCCTTTGTGTACATTATTTTGTTTTTGCTCTCCAGGACATTTGCAGAAGCTGGCACCGCCTATCCGATCTTTGCCGTGTGGTCTCCCAATATCATATTTGCGGTCACGGGAATGATTATGTACAAAACCATTCCGCGGTAA
- a CDS encoding DMT family transporter codes for MTGTAVKDYLMLHLTVLIWGFTAILGLLIVIPAVEIVFYRTLLASLILGVLFLIQGRKVRLPWKELAKVLGTGMLIGLHWILFFGAVRVSTASVCLAGVATCSLWTAFIEPWVNKTNIKWYEVMLGIVVLVGLYVIFRFEVDHWKGLAMAVGAAFLGACFTVSNGQLTKKHAAYVITFYEMIGACLFSLLFMPIYVKLWAGEEGLQLVPAPMDWFWLLLLGGVCTVYAFSVSVELMRRLSVFVINLTVNLEPVYGIVLAVLIFGEQEKMTPGFYMGALIILASVIMYPVFNFLYKRKKNKQLLRMQ; via the coding sequence ATGACCGGTACTGCTGTAAAAGATTATTTGATGCTTCACCTTACGGTGTTGATTTGGGGTTTTACCGCTATTTTGGGGCTCTTGATCGTCATACCTGCCGTAGAAATCGTTTTTTATAGGACGCTTTTAGCTTCCTTGATTCTTGGCGTTTTGTTTTTGATCCAAGGGAGAAAAGTGAGATTGCCATGGAAGGAACTGGCGAAAGTGCTGGGGACAGGGATGCTGATAGGGCTGCATTGGATCTTGTTTTTTGGTGCGGTAAGGGTGTCTACCGCTTCGGTCTGTCTGGCTGGGGTGGCCACTTGCTCCTTATGGACAGCATTCATTGAACCTTGGGTAAACAAGACCAACATCAAATGGTATGAAGTGATGCTGGGAATAGTGGTCTTGGTGGGGCTGTATGTGATTTTTAGATTTGAGGTGGATCATTGGAAGGGACTGGCCATGGCGGTAGGGGCGGCTTTTTTAGGCGCTTGCTTCACCGTGAGCAATGGCCAGTTGACTAAAAAGCATGCTGCTTATGTAATTACATTTTATGAGATGATAGGCGCCTGTTTGTTTTCGTTGTTATTCATGCCTATTTATGTGAAGCTATGGGCAGGTGAAGAAGGTTTACAGCTAGTTCCTGCTCCTATGGATTGGTTTTGGCTCCTGCTGCTAGGGGGCGTGTGTACGGTATATGCTTTTTCTGTTTCGGTGGAATTGATGAGGCGCTTGAGCGTTTTTGTGATTAACCTCACGGTAAATCTTGAACCCGTTTATGGGATTGTCCTTGCCGTGCTGATTTTTGGTGAGCAAGAAAAAATGACCCCAGGATTTTATATGGGCGCACTGATCATATTGGCTTCTGTTATCATGTACCCTGTTTTTAATTTCCTTTATAAAAGAAAAAAGAACAAGCAATTGTTAAGAATGCAATAA
- the ispE gene encoding 4-(cytidine 5'-diphospho)-2-C-methyl-D-erythritol kinase, with protein sequence MVLFPNAKINLGLSINGKRKDGYHDITTCMLPVPLHDALEITFADKTSFKSTGLPIPGAEKDNLILKAFKLMRRDFNDLPNVHFHLHKAIPMGAGLGGGSADAAFAISMMNNIFDLHLEDWFLEDYAAQLGSDCPFFIENTPKIATGRGEILEDVNINLKDCHLILVNPNIHIGTKEAYAGVTPKHPEFDLKETIADRSLWKDRLVNDFEASIFPKHPQIAAIKEKLYEKGAFYAAMSGSGATVFGLFDTETALGEWPEEYFTFAGKL encoded by the coding sequence ATGGTATTATTTCCAAATGCAAAGATCAACTTGGGTTTATCCATAAATGGCAAAAGGAAGGATGGCTATCATGACATCACCACCTGCATGTTGCCTGTTCCGCTCCATGATGCCTTGGAAATCACTTTTGCAGACAAAACCTCCTTCAAAAGTACAGGCCTACCAATTCCAGGCGCAGAAAAAGACAACCTGATCCTGAAGGCATTTAAACTTATGAGAAGGGATTTTAACGACCTTCCGAATGTCCATTTCCACCTTCATAAGGCCATTCCCATGGGAGCGGGGCTCGGTGGCGGATCTGCCGATGCTGCATTTGCCATTTCCATGATGAACAATATCTTTGACCTTCACCTGGAAGACTGGTTTTTGGAGGATTATGCTGCCCAACTTGGCAGCGACTGCCCTTTTTTTATCGAAAACACCCCTAAAATCGCCACCGGTAGAGGAGAAATATTGGAAGATGTAAACATCAATCTAAAAGATTGCCACCTCATCTTGGTCAATCCAAACATACACATTGGCACAAAGGAGGCCTATGCGGGCGTAACGCCCAAACATCCCGAATTTGACCTCAAGGAGACCATTGCTGACCGCAGTCTATGGAAAGACCGATTGGTCAATGATTTTGAAGCCAGCATCTTCCCAAAACACCCCCAAATCGCTGCCATTAAAGAAAAACTATATGAAAAAGGCGCTTTCTATGCGGCCATGTCGGGTTCGGGTGCTACCGTTTTTGGGCTTTTTGATACAGAAACCGCCCTTGGTGAATGGCCAGAGGAATACTTTACTTTTGCTGGGAAATTGTAA
- the ilvD gene encoding dihydroxy-acid dehydratase, with translation MSDSKKYSWEISDNEENPAAMAMLYATGITDKKMKQPFVGVASCGYESNPCNMHLNSFAEDIKASTNEADLSGFIFNTIGISDGQSMGTSGMRFSLPSREVIADSIESFILGHSFDGVVTIPGCDKNMPGVVMGMLRVNRPGIMVFGGTIRSGNYKGEKLNIVSAFEAYGKKINGQISDEDYMGVIKNACPGAGACGGMYTANTMSSAIEAMGLSLPFSSSYPATSKEKREECKNIGKYIKQLLALDIKPKDIITKKSLENAVRVTVALGGSTNAALHILAIAKTAGIDFTLEDFKRINAETPVLGDFKPSGKFMMEDLYEMGGLPAFLKYFLNEGLLHGDCLTVTGKTMAENLADVEPVKVSKESVIHPLDNPIKESGHLCVLHGNLAPEGAVAKISGKEGKSFTGTAKVFDDESSANAAMKNKEIQKGDVVVIRYVGPKGGPGMPEMLKPTSIIIGAGLGSDVALITDGRFSGGTHGFVVGHVTPEAYVGGPIGLIQNGDKITIDAGTMEIRVDVSEAEFAERKKNWKNKDLSHLQGTLKKYVQLVSTASEGCVTDKQ, from the coding sequence ATGAGTGATTCAAAGAAATATAGTTGGGAAATCAGTGATAATGAGGAGAATCCGGCGGCAATGGCGATGCTGTATGCGACCGGTATCACTGATAAAAAGATGAAACAGCCTTTCGTAGGTGTGGCAAGCTGCGGTTATGAGAGCAATCCTTGTAACATGCACTTGAACAGTTTTGCGGAAGACATCAAGGCTTCCACAAACGAGGCAGACCTTTCAGGTTTTATTTTTAATACTATTGGTATTTCTGATGGGCAGTCCATGGGAACTTCTGGTATGCGGTTTAGTCTTCCTTCCCGAGAGGTAATAGCAGACTCTATCGAGTCCTTCATCCTAGGGCATAGTTTTGACGGTGTGGTGACGATACCGGGATGTGACAAAAACATGCCAGGTGTGGTCATGGGAATGCTTCGCGTAAACCGTCCGGGGATCATGGTCTTTGGCGGGACGATCAGGTCTGGAAACTATAAAGGGGAGAAACTGAACATTGTTTCGGCTTTCGAAGCTTACGGTAAGAAGATCAACGGGCAAATTTCTGATGAAGACTACATGGGGGTGATCAAGAATGCCTGCCCAGGTGCTGGCGCATGTGGTGGTATGTACACCGCTAACACGATGTCGTCAGCTATCGAAGCGATGGGCCTTTCCCTCCCGTTCAGTTCTTCCTATCCGGCTACCTCCAAAGAAAAAAGAGAAGAGTGCAAAAATATTGGGAAATACATCAAGCAGCTATTGGCTTTGGATATCAAACCTAAAGATATCATCACCAAGAAGAGTTTAGAGAATGCCGTTAGGGTGACTGTAGCACTCGGGGGTAGCACCAATGCTGCGCTACACATTTTGGCGATAGCCAAAACGGCTGGGATTGATTTTACCCTTGAGGACTTTAAGCGAATCAATGCTGAGACACCTGTGTTGGGGGACTTCAAGCCAAGTGGTAAATTCATGATGGAGGATCTTTACGAAATGGGCGGCTTGCCTGCATTCTTGAAGTATTTCCTGAACGAAGGATTGCTTCATGGTGATTGCTTGACCGTTACGGGCAAGACGATGGCCGAAAACCTTGCAGACGTAGAACCTGTAAAGGTATCCAAAGAAAGCGTGATCCATCCATTGGACAATCCTATCAAGGAATCCGGTCATCTATGTGTGCTTCATGGCAACTTGGCTCCGGAAGGTGCCGTGGCTAAAATTTCCGGTAAGGAAGGGAAATCCTTCACTGGGACAGCTAAGGTGTTTGACGATGAGTCTTCTGCTAATGCCGCCATGAAAAACAAGGAAATCCAAAAAGGTGATGTGGTGGTCATTCGCTATGTCGGACCAAAAGGTGGACCTGGAATGCCAGAAATGTTGAAACCTACTTCCATTATTATCGGTGCAGGCCTAGGTTCGGATGTGGCGCTGATCACAGATGGTAGGTTCTCTGGAGGTACCCATGGCTTTGTAGTAGGGCACGTGACGCCCGAGGCCTATGTGGGTGGCCCAATAGGCTTGATCCAGAATGGAGACAAGATTACTATTGATGCCGGAACGATGGAGATCAGGGTGGATGTAAGCGAAGCTGAATTTGCAGAGCGTAAGAAAAACTGGAAAAATAAAGACTTGAGCCATCTTCAAGGCACGTTAAAGAAATATGTCCAATTGGTGTCTACCGCGTCTGAGGGTTGTGTTACTGACAAGCAGTGA